From the genome of Phoenix dactylifera cultivar Barhee BC4 chromosome 5, palm_55x_up_171113_PBpolish2nd_filt_p, whole genome shotgun sequence:
TCGTGGCGACAGCCGCATAAAAAGTTAACAGGCCTGCGGTCGGTAGAACGAACGGAAAGGCCGGGTTAGATGGCGCGTAGCACCTTCCTCCTACCGGATTGTTTGGCGGTTCTGCTTTTTTACGAGGTTACATATAGAATTTTGTACACGTACCAGCCCCTTTCATGATGGCACCGAGGGCCTGTTAATTCAAGAACATACTCTAGAAACAGTGGAATTGGACGACGGAGAATAACCATATGAGGGATGTAAAAGTTTTTTGTCTGCAATTTcgaagatttttaggtttatagcAGCATCTTTCAGACAATTCAATTAGTAAATATTGGAGACAAAATTAtctttaaacaaaaaaagaagaagaagaagaaacatcaCTTGATTTGCAAGCCAATTCCTGTCAAGTTACCAGGTTTTATATTTGCAGGTATCCAAACCTCTGCTTAAGACTATTACTCCCCAAGAAAATCCAGTATaattcaaagttcaaacaaTCAGCAAACAAGTAGCACCACGCTCACTATTAATTGAAACCCAAATGTAGCTTAACGTCAATTAGTTCATTCCCTATTGCCAGGGTTAGGTCAAGGCTCAACCATGGCTCCAGCCTCCAGGATGTCTGAAGCATTCATGAACCTCAAATATTGCCCCAACAAATACATCATTGCCATCCCATGAACTCTCTTCCACTTCAAAGCAAACAATATTGTGCATAGTGTACCAAAAAAAGCATATTGTGCACACAAGTCGATGGCTTTTCATATCCTTCAGTTGAACAGTAGAACGAAGGACCTGGCAGCTCATATGCCCTGCATTTGGTCTAGGAATCACCTTGAATGAGAAGATCCTGGGTTCTTGTGAGAACCGTCCAGACAAGACTCCATACCCACATGTTTAAAGTTGTCGTCAGTAAAATATGTTCCAAGCTGTTGCAGTTTTCTTGGCCTGGAAAGAATTGTTGTCTATGTGCTTTTTGAAAGGTCACCTGGCAATTGTGTCTGCATGCTTCTCCTAAGAAATTCTGAGATCTTTGCACATGCAGCATGGCCATGTCCAAGGCAGTTGATATAATGACACTCTGAATGGGGAGGAAAACCAGAATTATCATTTGGAAAATGTGGTGGAAACATAAAGATTCTGTTTCCTAATAGTTTTACTTTGTCCTGAAATGTCAACCAATCTATAACTAAACTTTTGATCTTACTCCAtataaaaaatcagaaaaagatTCCAGAGGTAATGATGAAATCGTTCTTGTAAACTCTAACAGCAATAAATGAAGATACTAGCAAAGGGCATAACAAGTAAACAGAACAGAAAAGGTGATAAGCTTGAACGAAAAGTTCAATAATACTCCAATGAAGATAGTAATAATTCTATTACTGCTTAATTTTCAACAAAATATTTATACTGGAAAGGCTACCAAAAAACAAGGCAACAAAGAAAATCATATCTTACTATTTGAGGGTGATTGAGATTTACCCATAGTCTTTTTTTGGGGGGTGCTTCACACTCTTACAGTTATTTGGCATATTTGGCCGCTTGAGGTTTAGTAATGCACTTGCTATATAAAAGTTAAATAGGAATCATTTTGCTCCTGAGGTATTAGCTTGTCCACTGCCAGTTTTGTAGGATGCATTTTGGTTTGATTCCTTCGTTCATCATTTATGGTTGAGAGACGGACATACTTTTCTGTTCGATACATCTAGTAAACTATTTATAAAATTCAAGCAATTTAATTGTTAAAAGCAGGTATGATGTCAATTTGACATACTTGtgtgcaagagagagagagatttggatAACCAATGAAAAAAATGTTGGTTTATGCATCTTGTAGCTTCAGGTTCTTTGCAATTACAGTGATCATAAAAATTGTTATTTTCAAGAATAGATAAGTCAGTTAACCAACAAATGAACTAAGTAATAAAAAATGCATGATAAGATCAATTGACATCCCAGTCATCACAGAAACAGCAAAAGCCTTGTCAGCTATGTGGCTGTAATATATGTTAGAATTGGCAGGGAACTGTGTCATGGATAACATATGGGGTTTGAACACAGCACATTCTCTATATCTCAAAACGGTGGGTTTCAGAAGGTCATAAAAATCAGGAATCACTTGTATGGTGCTCATgaattcttttattaaattataagaaagaagaaatatgAAATTGTGAATGCACTCAAAAGAGTGCAAAATATTTTCCCTTATTTCCACTTAAAAATtctaacaaaaatattttttgctaATTAGTCCAAAATGGCAGGCCATTCGTAGATAGATAGGTAGATGTCAATGGCACAGTTAGAAGGTCATTCAGATCAGAAACAGAAGCAAGTTTCTGAAACTTAGGTTAATAGTAAGAACCTAACATTAGCAAACCCTGTTACTTGAATTGTCTAGATTAGAAGACTGTAGGTGTACACAATTGCAACATGAAAAGGGATAGTGTTAGAATTTTTACCAGACATTAGCCCATGGGTAACAGATGTTATGATTCCAGGTTCATCATCCACAGCCGACGGTGCTTTAGGAAGGACAGAAAGTGGGGAATTTGGAAACACCAAATAAGCGAAGGCTCGCATTTTCTGTCATTTTGCCAAACAAATTAATATTTCTAGCCAGTGTTATTCTATGATGAAAGTAAATGACTTTCTGTACATTTAAAAACAACTAAATATCTAAAGCGAATAGATTTAATGTCTAAGTTCTCATTTAAGAGTGGTGTGCAATGCATGACAACAATAGAATGCAGACATCCATCTGAACATTAAAATTAGAGTGCGGCATTCAAAGGAAAGATTTATGTTAATATATTTTTACAGTATGCATCCGATAAAGCAACATTGAACCTTCTAAATTCAGTTGCATCTTGGATGAAGCAGAGGTAAAGTAAGAGATGCAGGGTGGTCAATAAGAAAAATAAGGCAAAGCAGGAAGACAAAAACTTCCGAATAAAAACAGCATGACAGGCTTACAAGTTACAACACAACCAGAGATTAATAATATCAGATATCCTGACCTAGATTGAAATTACACTGAGAATAAGGTAATGAAGAAAATGGTGAATTTGGAGCGAGAAGAATGATGGGAACAGGGCTTGAAAAGTAAACTGGGAATTGGACATATTGAAACTCCTAGACATGAGTGGCACCTATATCTTCTTGGTCCTGCTTGCTTAAAGAAAATTCCTGCACCTAAGGTTGTTTATTAAGATAATTGATTACCTGCTCTTCTGCTTTGGTTGGATCTAAAATTACAGAACCCGTCTCTGTTAAACCACAACAGATTGCAACTGCAAGTATATCACAAGTTAAATTGCAGCATAAGGTAAATGAAGAACAAAATTACAATGATGGTTAGCTTACCAGCAAGATGTTTTAAAGGAATACCAGAATCCACAAGTGCAGCACAGGATGCATTGATGGCACATGGGAGAAGCTAGAAACATTTATCAAGGAATTTTCATCATTGGAAACAATGTTTAGATACATTTACATCTACTTCATTTTGTAATGAGGGGGGAGTGCAAAACAAAACCACAAAACTAAGGCTTTTAAATACCACCAGAACAAGACAGTACAACCAGTATCGCACAGTTCCAGCCAGAAAAGAGCATTGAGAGCAAGGCAGTCCTTTCACTAGCAAGGCAGAGTTCATGCGCATCATGCAGGATCAGGACCATGGCACCCAAAAAAGAATTTAGACATGACAGGGAAATGTTACCCTACAAGAGAGGATCCAGAGGTGGTGCAGCTCACGGCAAAGAAGATCGAGATTATGGAGATAGTTGGAGAATCATTTGAGAGAAGCTATGTTCAGGGGTAAGATGATTATATGCACACCTGGCATGTTGGAAGCCGGGTTGATAACAAAACTTACATAGGAGGTGAACAGAGGAGCAGTACCAGAATACCCGAGAGCTGTTTCGTCAAATAAAGGAAGTGGATATTAGTGACAGATCAGCCAGTGTATCGAATAGCTTTAGCATGCAACAGATCTCATCTTATGCCATAAGTAAATCTCCTACTGCATCAGATAGACAGTGGACGGAGTGCTCCATCCACATACAATCCTTATGCATTCTTTCACTCATCTTATTCAAGAGGATCCGAATGCATATTACCCCTGCAATGAATATGGGTATAGCTACGGGTCAGAGCAGGGACTACATCCTACTACCCTTAAAAGGGATGGTCAGTCTCCTACGACTACCACACACGCAACCGCAGTATCAGGAACCACAACCAAGTCACTATCATACATCATATGACCAGTAAGGAAGGGATAATTTCGAAGCTGGTAGAATATCCAAGATCTAGACTACGAACAAGACCCAAATATCCACAATAGCCATAGATACTCTACTTGGGGCTAAAGTTATAGAGTAAATTATTATACATTTTTTTACAATATATACTTTATTTGTTGTTTTTAATTATAAATGCTAGTTTATTAATCCAGGTTGACTCGATCAGTGTCAGTACCAATACTGGCACTCCGATGTCACAAATCCATTGAAAAAGCAATTAAAACACTTTAAAAAAATGTTCAATTGCATAACAAgcctaaaaaatgaaaaatacacAAAAAAAGTGGGCTGGCCGGAGACCTGCACCATATACCGGTACGGGACGAACCAATACCATACCGATCCAATTAAACACTAGTACAAGCATCGGTCTTGCAAAAACCTTCAACAAAAATACCTTACAATGCAAATTAGGGCGGCTTAACAACTTTCAGCGGAGGTCTCCTAGCTTGTCTTTTTATGGAAGGAATAGCAAAAGTATGCTACTATGGCCAATTTTCCCATATCTTTTTAAGCAAATAACACCTTTAACAAACCAAATCTTCAACAAAGTGAGTATAAAATAATCAATGCCGAATACATTATTGAAGAGGCATCTAGGAATTGGGCAAAGGGTGGCTCATTTTGTAATGGATGTCAACATATTTTATCAACACTGCTATAAAGTAAAAGAAGTGGCATGTATGTGGCTTACATATAGATCTGTAGATATAGGTTTTTTAGCATTGTGTCTATGTTTGCATAGTCATTTGCATTCCAACATCTAACCAtaggctttttttctttttaagaaaataaaaaatcatcatATTTGGAAAATAAGCACTAAAGAGGTAGAAAACATAAAGGATACAGCACCATCATCACCAACGACCTGTAATACAAGAAATAATTGATGTTAGCAGGAGAAGAAACAAAAGTCAAAATAACTTGCttgaaattatatataaatatggatTGACTTGATATTATATAAGCAACAGGGAAGTGCCAACCTTGGGAATTAATGCATTCCATCAATTACTGAAGTCGTACAAACATAATCCTATGTATAAATGGTAATCCTATCTTCACTAGTACTTCACATTTTTGCAAGGTTCTTGCTTGCAGAATAAAAGTAAGATGAATAAATGCATGCCATCCactagagaaagcaagagtccaATAATATCATACATGCTCATAATTTACAGAAAAGCAGTCTAGTTCATTAGTAGATGTACCAGTCTGCACATACCAAAAGTAATAATAGACACTTGACTCCCCACCCGGCTCACTCtttaaaaaaaaggcaaaaaaggggaaaaaggtACAAAGAGTTTAGCTAGCAGGTAAAGAACCAATTATTGTGGAGGACTGTAAAAAAGTCAAGCAAGTTCTGGAGTGGATGATAGGATAGTAAAGAAGGAGGTCTATTAAGGTGATTATATTGAGAAACTTTGATAAACTCTATATGCTTGGTGAGGTCAGGAAAtgtcaaataaataaattgttGGTATTTGAAAAGGATTTTGGCTGACACAATCACAGCAGCTGTTACATTGCaaattaaaggaaaaaaagcCAAAAGGGGGGAAAAGAACAGTTTGCTGAACATGGTATGATACTCCGCCTCAACACTCAAGCATGAAATGACCTAGCTTCTTAGCTTACCAAGAGACTAGAAAATCTCTTAGGAGAAAAAACATAACTTGCCGCCGAATAATGATCAATGCATCACTGACCAGCCAACATCAGAACATGCTTGAAGTTGAAGCAAAAAAATGGGTAGAAAGTGTGCAAATATGCCTGAGTGATAATGCTACAAGGTCAGCAAATAATCCAGAAAGCTGAAACAAAATGGACAGATGATGCAGCAGCAATCAATTGGCTAACAAAACACACAGCACAGTTCATATCCAGCCATGAGATGATGAAATAAACCACCCTACTATGTGTTTTCAAATTATGCTTAATAGGCATAGGCATTAACTCTATTTCTGTTGGgcaaatttatgaaaataatgtcatGGCACAGGATATGCAAACCCAAGGCCAAGAAAGAAGCAAAAATAGTTTAAGCTACTAATCTTGAACCAGTCTAAAGTGCCCCTTAACATATTGAAGTAGATGAGATTATCCCTAGTTATACCCATGCCATCATCATGTAGGTGAGAGTCTGAGAGACACTTGCGAACaaaatggcataaactatatgCCAAAGCCTGTTTCAGACCACATGGGACATTATGAGGGGAGCTTACATGCTGAGGTTGACAAGGACAAGAGGAGTTCACAAATAGGCTCTTCTCCATACATAATAACAGTGAAAGCATTTTTCATGATTTTAAAGTGTAGAAGGCTCTTTAACTACAGGTCATTGCTAGTGGGCATGCTAGCACTCTCTTGATGTGACCTTACTCATGGAAAGAGTTGGTGGACACAACAAACCATTGAAATTCGAGGGTACTTGTTACCCATGGAGAGAAGATTGATAGGTAAGTTTATCAACTATACAGCAATTATGACTCATGAATGCTAGAACAAAATAATGTAGGGAGGCTTGAGATCATAAGTTGTAGAACATAAGTTAAAACAGACTCAAAAATGGGTACAATAAGGACCTGATAATACAGCAGTACTTAGTGCTACCTAAGTAATTGGAGGTCTGTACGGTGCCCAACTATTGAGGACATCAGGTGCATAACATATCAAAAACATGGACCTAAAAACAGCACATCTTAAAAACATATTATGCTACAGGATCGAGTACGAACCTGAGAATTGGTAAAAGGgtcaaaaagcaaaataaggagaagGATCAAAAGGTCTAAAATGTAGAAACAATGAGAAAGCTGCTAAAGGATACAGgttaagcaataaatacttttaATGGTGGCAACCATAGAAGGAACTAGCAAATAAAAAGATGATAGTAGAGAAGGCTCTCAAAGATTGTCACATTGTTGAAGCATGTTTGTATCTAGTAAGTAGGTTTTTGAAATTTTCTACCTCGATGGCATTATGGCTTTTCCCAATGGTTCTTATATAACCATGGCAGCAAAAGAAACTAAAATCATGTTCCACACATGCTAAAACATTCATCATCTACAGCTAAGGTCTCGCCTTAGATTGTCACTATAGATGAATTCCAAACCAACTTTACTCACCACAACATTTATTTAAAAGATGCATGTAGTTCAATACAGCATATAAAAAGCTTCAAAATTTTGAAACACTGTCCGTTCAGGAATAGTGCAGTGAATATTTAGGATTCATATTAAATTAAGTTAATTCAACTCTCAAATGTAACCTATTGTGATTTTATACAGTATGGTTTGTCTTTTGGAACCATTTAAGTTTAGCATATTAGCTTATCCTATGAGATGGCtgttcaaacttcaaagtaTCCAAATGAAACACATAAAATTTAATGTATAGGAGTGCGTATGCTCGCTATGTATAGGAGATATTACAGTAAAATTAACAATGAGGCAATAGAagttaaaatatttgaaaaaaccATGTAGAAAATTTGATATGTAAAAACTGCAGAAGCCAAGACAGATGAAggaattaaacaaaaatttacaAAT
Proteins encoded in this window:
- the LOC103704708 gene encoding exosome complex exonuclease RRP46 homolog; the protein is MEVVRADGRTPNQLRPLACSRNLLHRAHGSARWSQGDTIVLAAVYGPKAGTRKGENPEKACIEVIWKPKTGQIGKEEKEYEMILKRTLQSICLLTIHPNTTTSIILQVVGDDGALLPCAINASCAALVDSGIPLKHLAVAICCGLTETGSVILDPTKAEEQKMRAFAYLVFPNSPLSVLPKAPSAVDDEPGIITSVTHGLMSECHYINCLGHGHAACAKISEFLRRSMQTQLPGDLSKST